The DNA sequence CGTCGGTGAAGGCGCGGGCCGTGGTCTCGCCGGTGGGCGGCAACGTCGGATACCACTGCGGACCATCCAGCAACTCCCGCGTCATGAACGCCCAGTCCTCGGCGAAAACTTCCTGCAGCTGGCCGACAATCGGGCCCTCGAGCTGGAAGTGCATGTCGCGGACCATGCGCGGCGGATTGTCGCGATGGATGTTGCGGGCCTGGATGTTGATGCCCCCGCAGAAGGCCACGCGGCCGTCCACCGTGAGCACCTTGCGGTGCGTGCGGAGGTTGAAGAAGCCGAGTCCCGCGTCGCGCACGCGCGGCAGGAACAGCGCGGCGCGGACGCCAGCCTTGCGGAGGGCTTGGACCACCGGCGGCCACGTGTAGCGCGCGCCGACGCCGTCGATGAGCACCCGCACCTCGACGCCGCGGGCGGCGGCGCGCCCGAGGGCTTCGATGAACGGGCGCCCGGCCGCATCGTCGCCGAAGATGTAGCTCGACAGCGCGACGGACGACCGCGCGGCGTCGATGGCGGCGAGCATGGCCGGGTACGCTTCGTCGCCATTATGCAGTGGCGTGATGCGGTTGCCCGTGAGGAGCGGGCGGCCGCTCATGGTCTCGCCGAGTCGCGCCATCGGTTCGAAGGCCGTCGGCACGCTGGTCGCCGTCCCGACGCGGGCGATCGCCGTGCCGTGCGGCGTCGCCAAACTCATGCGGCGGCGGGCGCGCTGCAGCTCGGCGGCGCGACGGCGGATGCGGTTGAGGCCGAGCATCGCGTAGAGCACGGAGCCGATCACGGGCACCAGCCAGATCACGCCGGTCCACGAAATCGCGGCCCGCACGTCGCGCTTGTTCACGAGCACGTGGCCCGTGGCCGCGAGATTGAACGCGAGCACCACGGCGGCGGCCGCGTAGGCCCACCAGCCGGGGAGGTCCCGGAGTACGCTCCAGCTCATCGGCAACCCTTGGCCATACCCAAACGTACTCTAGTGCGAGACGCCCGACGATGCGTTGCGGGAGCGCGCCCGCCGAGCGAACTTGCACCCTTCTCCCTCTCTGGAGCGCCGATGCCGGTCACCCTCACC is a window from the Pseudogemmatithrix spongiicola genome containing:
- a CDS encoding phospholipase D-like domain-containing protein, coding for MSWSVLRDLPGWWAYAAAAVVLAFNLAATGHVLVNKRDVRAAISWTGVIWLVPVIGSVLYAMLGLNRIRRRAAELQRARRRMSLATPHGTAIARVGTATSVPTAFEPMARLGETMSGRPLLTGNRITPLHNGDEAYPAMLAAIDAARSSVALSSYIFGDDAAGRPFIEALGRAAARGVEVRVLIDGVGARYTWPPVVQALRKAGVRAALFLPRVRDAGLGFFNLRTHRKVLTVDGRVAFCGGINIQARNIHRDNPPRMVRDMHFQLEGPIVGQLQEVFAEDWAFMTRELLDGPQWYPTLPPTGETTARAFTDGPDGDLEILRTVLLGALASARESVRIVTPYFLPDQGLISALTVAALRGVRVDIVLPAKVNIPLVQWAATAQLWQVLRPGCRVHLTPLPFDHTKLMVVDRTWVLFGSSNWDPRSLRLNFELDVECFDRKLAERLDEEVRMKIAGATELTLQHVDSRPGWKKLGHGLARLLSPYL